The proteins below are encoded in one region of Vanessa tameamea isolate UH-Manoa-2023 chromosome Z, ilVanTame1 primary haplotype, whole genome shotgun sequence:
- the LOC113401849 gene encoding uncharacterized oxidoreductase YtbE-like, producing the protein MAKTVNYGDMNFALKNGINMPAVGLGTYRLNTQELMFQTIDYALASGYRLFDTAPDYGNEKFMRDAFKQLLPKYGLTRKELFITSKLSVHSKGGKFISKAFERSLENLGLDYIDMYLVHFPGPPNSDSRSTKNETLRAESWMAITKLYDESKVNAIGVSNFTLRHLMQLTEIMAIGPMVNQIEWHPYYYQLEMLQYCCDHNIRLQGYYSFGGLSHGHKALMEDPVVKKIAHIYQSTTAQVLLVWALQRGIAVIPKSTNLCHMQQNKNLNFRLAEKDLNALDALSINNRKYGWDPTGIA; encoded by the exons ATGGCGAAAACAGTGAATTATGGTGATATGAATTTCGCTTTAAAGAATGGAATCAACATGCCGGCTGTGGGAT TGGGTACATACCGGCTCAACACTCAGGAGCTCATGTTCCAGACAATAGATTACGCTTTGGCGTCAGGCTACCGTCTCTTTG atactgCCCCAGATTACGGGAATGAAAAGTTTATGCGAGACGCATTTAAGCAACTGCTTCCAAAGTATGGCTTGACGCGAAAAGAACTATTCATCACTTCAAAGTTGT CGGTGCATTCAAAGGGAGGTAAATTCATATCCAAAGCCTTTGAGAGATCTTTGGAGAATTTAGGGCTCGATTATATCGACATGTACCTCGTCCACTTCCCTGGCCCTCCGAACTCCGATTCGAGGAGCACCAAAAATGAAACGTTACGCGCGGAGTCTTGGATGGCAATCACCAAGCTTTACGATGAGTCTAAGGTGAACGCAATTGGCGTGTCGAACTTTACACTGAGGCATTTAATGCAACTTACGGAGATCATGGCTATCGGCCCGATGGTCAACCAG aTTGAATGGCATCCATACTACTATCAACTGGAGATGTTGCAATACTGCTGTGACCATAATATCCGCCTGCAGGGATATTACTCCTTTGGCGGCCTGTCGCATGGCCACAAGGCATTGATGGAAGACCCTGTCGTGAAAAAAATTGCTCACATTTACCAGTCTACAACAGCTCAAGTTTTACTCGTATGGGCTCTACAACGCGGAATAGCCGTCATTCCGAAATCTACAAACCTCTGCCACATGCAGCAAAACAAGAATCTGAATTTTAGACTCGCCGAGAAAGATCTCAATGCCCTCGATGCTCTCAGCATCAATAATCGTAAATATGGCTGGGACCCGACTGGGATCGCCTGA